A portion of the Bacteroidales bacterium genome contains these proteins:
- the ssb gene encoding single-stranded DNA-binding protein — MKSLRNSVQLIGNLGMDPEVKQVSNGNKMARFSLATSETYKNEKGEKVTDTQWHNLIIWGGLAEVAEKYLKKGKQIAVEGRLETNTYDDKEGNRKFYTQIVVNDLVMLDGKTN, encoded by the coding sequence ATGAAAAGCTTAAGAAACAGTGTTCAGTTGATTGGAAACCTCGGAATGGATCCGGAAGTAAAGCAAGTATCGAACGGTAACAAGATGGCCCGCTTCTCCCTGGCCACCAGCGAAACTTACAAGAATGAGAAAGGTGAGAAAGTAACCGACACCCAGTGGCACAACCTCATCATCTGGGGCGGGCTGGCCGAAGTAGCCGAGAAGTACCTGAAAAAAGGGAAACAGATCGCCGTGGAAGGCCGTCTCGAAACCAACACCTACGACGACAAGGAAGGCAACCGCAAGTTCTACACACAGATTGTTGTAAACGACCTGGTGATGCTGGACGGAAAGACG